From Nitrospirota bacterium, the proteins below share one genomic window:
- a CDS encoding cytochrome c biogenesis protein ResB: MKMPAIYGTIKKYILSRGVVAALIILNITAVAMSTYFPQKFLLGIDKVVKWEEAHPFLRSRYEWYGLDHIFTTVWFGIILSLLFLALLVSTIEQFSGSRKKTFRITPSDSSSMSVSVSRSKAEELIKSFRYSKVTETEGAVKFIKNPWGHWGNFLLHAGITIVIASSFFIALTQQRGKVNLVEGETFKPDTPWIVQENGLLASDFVLPFSVRLDKTAPVFWDNFRVRQISSDITVIKDNNEASKQSLSVNTMGKYRGVSIYQTLDFGHAFFIELEDKENKIHKMILELIHPESLELASYQDFILPGTNSLLQTKYFADAVKKSIEGTNPLLVIRTKDGDNISEQSSLTRGETAYVSGYRVKVLDVRKWTGIIFVDITGMPGIFFGFFIIILGAFAHYFLPPREIILFTHGDKLSLSWKAVEFAELYSEELGQLKNKLALEKET; the protein is encoded by the coding sequence ATGAAAATGCCCGCGATCTACGGAACGATAAAAAAATATATCCTGTCACGCGGAGTTGTCGCCGCCCTGATAATTCTCAACATTACCGCGGTGGCAATGAGCACGTATTTTCCCCAGAAATTTCTTCTCGGCATTGACAAGGTAGTGAAATGGGAAGAGGCCCATCCCTTCTTGAGGAGCAGGTATGAGTGGTACGGATTGGACCATATTTTCACAACTGTCTGGTTTGGAATAATCCTGTCCCTGCTTTTTCTCGCGCTTCTGGTATCTACAATAGAGCAGTTCTCCGGCTCGCGGAAGAAGACCTTCCGCATCACCCCTTCGGACAGCAGCAGCATGAGCGTTTCCGTCAGCAGGAGCAAAGCGGAAGAACTGATAAAGAGTTTCAGATATTCAAAGGTCACTGAGACGGAAGGTGCAGTAAAATTCATAAAAAATCCCTGGGGACACTGGGGCAATTTCCTGCTTCACGCGGGGATCACCATTGTGATAGCGTCGTCATTCTTCATTGCCCTGACCCAGCAAAGAGGCAAGGTGAATCTCGTGGAGGGTGAGACCTTTAAACCGGACACCCCATGGATAGTCCAGGAGAACGGCCTTCTGGCATCAGATTTTGTCCTGCCGTTTTCCGTGCGGCTCGATAAAACAGCGCCCGTTTTCTGGGACAATTTTCGTGTGCGGCAAATATCATCGGATATCACTGTCATCAAAGACAACAATGAAGCGTCCAAGCAGTCGCTATCAGTGAACACAATGGGGAAATACAGAGGTGTCAGTATTTATCAGACGCTTGATTTCGGACATGCCTTTTTTATCGAATTGGAAGACAAAGAAAATAAAATACATAAAATGATACTTGAGCTCATTCATCCCGAAAGCCTGGAGCTTGCCAGCTACCAGGATTTTATACTGCCGGGGACAAACAGTCTGCTTCAGACAAAGTACTTCGCCGACGCGGTCAAAAAATCCATCGAGGGAACAAACCCCCTTCTTGTCATAAGGACCAAGGATGGTGATAATATATCGGAGCAGAGTTCATTAACGCGCGGTGAAACAGCTTATGTAAGCGGATACCGCGTAAAGGTCCTTGACGTGCGGAAGTGGACCGGGATAATTTTTGTGGACATAACCGGAATGCCCGGAATTTTCTTTGGATTTTTTATAATAATACTTGGCGCGTTTGCGCATTACTTTCTGCCGCCAAGGGAGATAATATTGTTCACTCATGGAGACAAGCTGTCCCTGTCATGGAAGGCGGTCGAATTTGCCGAGCTGTATTCTGAAGAATTGGGACAGTTGAAAAATAAACTCGCACTGGAGAAAGAGACATGA